The genomic window TTCCGATTCTGACAATCTCCTCCAGATCCTCCTTTGGAATGGGATCAGGGAGGAACTTCCTTATGCTTCTCCTGCCCTCGACGACCTTGATGAAGTCCAATTTGTTTCCTCGCCTCCCTGTCGGCCCCCTCACCTCTAACCTCTCCCCCGTGGGGAGAGCAAGACTGGAGCAGAGATTCCTGCTCGCCTGCACCTCATTATCCTCTCCCCTTCGGGGAGAGGGCAGCGTGAGGGGTTACTTCACCGTGACTTTTTTCGCCTTCCCCTTCTGAGAAACTTTCTCAAGGCGCTCAATCTTCTTGTCAACCAATGCCCTGATGCCAAGCAGAAATTCCCGCTCCGCATTCAAGAAGTGTTTTCCTGGCTCAGACTGAAAACAGTCCGACAGAAACTCACGCAGCACGCTTCCCTCAAGAATTTCTTTTCTTAGTCCTTTCATTTTCCCCACCTCCAAACTTGACCGTAAGTTTTCCGTCTGCAAGTTTCGCTTCCTCAACTTGAAGCGAGCTCAAGACGCGCGGCAGAAGGACGTTTCTTCTGTAGTTTGGGAGCTTGATGATCAGCTCATCGTCTTTTACCCAGACGTCGAGATCGCTCTTCTCAGTGAACGGAAGCCTCACGGTGAGATAGAACTTCCCGTCGGTTTCGACAACATCAATCACTTTTCCCACATGGTAGTGCCTTGTGGGATCGTCATCTCCGTAAATGTCCTCTGCCAGCATCATCAGGAGCTCCTTCCCGACCACTTCCCTGTCAATGAGCTTGGCAGAGAGTATTGTGAGTGGATCGAAAAGCTCCTTTATCTCCTTCATGAGTTTGTCTTGGGTCTTTTTCCATTCATCGAAGAAATGGTCGGTCACTTTCGGGGAAAGCATCCGATTCACGACGACTGCATCGGTTGAGAATCCGAAGAGGTTGAGATATGTGTACGACCTCTGGGCTTCCTTCACCACCATCCTTTCTGCGTTCATGACAAGCCTTATTGAGCATTGAGTTTCGTCGGAAAGAATATCTTTCATTCCGTGAATTCGTTCGTAGAGATCTCTCACGGCGGAGAAGACTTCATCCGGAGGAAGCAGATGGGAGATTTCCTCAACCGGGTTCGATGGTATTGGAAGAGAGAGCTTTGAAATCTTCTTCACAACGGGTCTGACCACCCGCAAGACCTGTCTCTTAATGTTGAAAACCCGCTCCATGTACCATCTGACCATGTCGGGGAAGCTCAAGAGTCTCACAGTTCCGCCGGTCGGCGCACAGTCGATGATGAGCACGTCATATTTCCCGGCTGAGTGGAATTCCTTCATCTTCAGGAGACTGAAAAGTTCCTCCATCCCGGGGAGGACAGAGAGTTCATCACCAACGACATCGTCGAACCCGCGCCTTTTCAACACTGC from Candidatus Eisenbacteria bacterium includes these protein-coding regions:
- a CDS encoding TRC40/GET3/ArsA family transport-energizing ATPase codes for the protein MRILMFTGKGGVGKTTVAAATAWKCAALGKKTVIMSTDTAHSLSDSFDTPIGEDLTKIGKNLWGIEIDVHEELKRNWGIIQSFIMAVLKRRGFDDVVGDELSVLPGMEELFSLLKMKEFHSAGKYDVLIIDCAPTGGTVRLLSFPDMVRWYMERVFNIKRQVLRVVRPVVKKISKLSLPIPSNPVEEISHLLPPDEVFSAVRDLYERIHGMKDILSDETQCSIRLVMNAERMVVKEAQRSYTYLNLFGFSTDAVVVNRMLSPKVTDHFFDEWKKTQDKLMKEIKELFDPLTILSAKLIDREVVGKELLMMLAEDIYGDDDPTRHYHVGKVIDVVETDGKFYLTVRLPFTEKSDLDVWVKDDELIIKLPNYRRNVLLPRVLSSLQVEEAKLADGKLTVKFGGGENERTKKRNS